In the genome of Carya illinoinensis cultivar Pawnee chromosome 13, C.illinoinensisPawnee_v1, whole genome shotgun sequence, the window GACTGCTGGAGACgaaataattaaatacaaaagGGAAGCAAAAAGAGAGGAGTTATATGCATGGAGGCAGCTGTGAATTCACATGAAAGTAGAGAAGACAGACAATGCTCATGTATAGATGGAGAAGGCTGGCTGAATCTTTTTGGTGTGACAGGTGATGGtcctataaatataaatatatgtatccGAGTTTTGTGGATGTTCATGCATTATGTGTATTTTCTGTCTTGTGGATTGAGATAAACGACATCCACAGCCAACATCCATCCGTCCAAGTTATTCCCAATTCATGTAAGCTGGCTGGTATATATGAAAGGTATAGGTATGATCAGCAGTAGAGATAAGTTAGAACCATTTTCTTCAGCGAGCGGCGCAAGTAGACGAAAGGGAAAAGAGAGTGTGTCGTCCACGTAAACTTCAACGGGCAACAACTaactaaatataaaaagtattgAAAGAAAAACAGTACTACTTTTGTTaactaatttctttttaaaataagaataaaaatgttACAATTAAACCgaaattttataagaataaatatataaattgacataatttcatatgatacatttgatttattttaaaattttcgttTTGCTAAAATTAATTCGAGGAGAGAAGAGACATTTCGTActaacttttcatttttatatattttttgttttttaatatataataatattaagcaTAATTGAGACATGGATAAATCGTAGTACATACGCTTTGTGTCGAATAACTTAACCAATTCAATCTCTCATCGAATATCCGAGATCAGCTATCCCTTATTATAACTTCAAGAATTGTAAGACACGTGTTGTTTATTGGAGTGTGGAATTAGGGAGCCTAGCTAAGTTGGAAAGAGTTTTCTCTCACTAACCGCCCACGCCACAGGGGGCTAATTTCTCTTCTTTGCACACAATCAAAAGATCATAGTTCTGATGGCAAAATGATAACAATtccttgatatttttataataaatcatgtTATCACAAGGGAGGGGGAATGAGAGAATTAAAGCTCATAATTTTACAGATTAATTAATTACGTATAGCGATATGTTCCGATGGAAGGTTGAACCGTGgaagactctttttctttcttctttcccgTTAATTattgataagataagataaaaccaTTACACATTCGACAGCACATGCATGGGAtgaaaaagattaagaaaaattaaaagggcATAATGGTCATAACACAACTAAAATTTCTCCAATATTGTGGGTTTAGTAAATACGCGTACGACCAGGATTATGATAGCAATAATATagctattattattttattttatgagaaacaagaaaaaggaCGGCACACGGCCTGTTCAGGTGGACTGTGCGGAACGTATGTCGTCGGAGATAGCAAGACAAAACAACAAAcattcactataagaaaaacgaATAATTATgactataataataaaaaatttattagtaactaaatttgattgttaataattttttattactataaattaatcacaaaaatctatttttttgtagtgataaAATTGAACGGCAGAAAATCTAGCAAAACATGAGCAAATTGTCCACATTTCTTTCTTGCCGCCGACATGCAAACCTCGCAGCACGATTTGTTTCTCGTGCATTCCTGATGCCAGAATCCAGATGCATGAATTGTACGTACTAATATTATCTGTATATCTTCTTacgtatattaaaaataaaaagaagaagcttgatttagtcattaaaaaaaatttatataaataagcttacaaaatgatataatttaatatgatacttTATATTGtagagtttattttattataaaatagatctatcGTCGTACCATATAAAACTataacaatttataaatttatttttattgaatattttcttCATGACTGTAACactcattttacaaaaaaaatgccATTTTTTCATGAGAAATGCGATTCATCAGTGATCGCATGAACATCGTTTTGGATCCAGACCATAAGTTAGGTAGAGAAACAACAAATTAGCCTCTACTGACCGAACACATAACGTGgtacaataataatatagaaCAACATGGATGAGACAACAATGAAATCGAAACTTCGAGGAAAGGCCCCCCAGATTTTCCAACGTGTGGTGTGGGCGGAAGTGAAGGCATGGCAAGCATTTGGCCTTTGTCCTTCATgttctatttctttctttctttctgggTCAATTTCATTGAACGTgtcttattaatatatagacTGGTCAACATGTTCGTTGTCGACTCTTATGTGaccatctttatttatttattttaattaattaggcCTTAAGTTACGAATATTGGACATTACGGCCGACTGACTAATTGCAGGCATGATAACTATATGCTTTTGTATACTTCTAATATACTCTTCCTGACCAAGAATTGGTCTCCAGTGCTAggaggaaatatatatatatctaagaaCGAGAGTCTTCAACCAAccgtctttttccttttccttttacaAATGATTGATCCGTAATGTGTTtatatcaaatttatttataataataataaaaaaaataaaacaaagacaACATAATTAATAACTAAAATGATAGCATGCCTCTTCATTTTGActacttatatatttaattttttttattttttatttattaattaagaaattaattattagtatattgattttttttattttttaaaaatatttaaagatgttaaaaaacatgaaaaagattaaaaataataataaaaataaattttacctaGGGACACGCCAGCTAAACCTTAGCAGTACTCCATTAATAATCCTCTTCGgccttttttttaatgattttcttaggtaatgattatataCAGGctcttaatatttatttatatacaatattaaatattttcacgtTCCAAATTAATTGATGGGAATTTTTGGTGATCATTAACGTGACAACTCAAGCTACCACAATTTCACTCCATACGACCGAGCATTTGAACAATGTGTGGtcaatttttgttaaatataccCACAACTTAAAATACCGATTTAGGCAAGCGTGGAAAAGGTCTAGTGGAGGAGGACAAGTGAGCCAACTTGTTAACTTTTGTCGGTTGTGATCAaagatttttgttttgttttttaaaatttaatttaataaatattgttaattaaaaagCTGTCGTTTCACCCAAGGCCGTCAAGGACTCGTATCCCTCTAACAGCGATCCTACGTTCAAAACAAATTGGGTTTTGTTGTATTTAACATCATATTGCATCATTTCATTGTATGTCAAAAGGTCCTGTGATCTTTTACTAGATGTCTCAAAATATTTGGCCTGAAGTTGACCGGACCGAAACTATGGAAAAGACAGAAATTGGGCGACAAGAGAAAAAATCACAATAAGATAACGATGATAGAAACACTTTACAAGTTCACTGAACCGCTGCATGATGATATATAGGTAGGAAGAGGGACAATACCAAAAAGCAACATGGGTATAAATATTGCAGAAAATTCAGGTCTCCCCAAAGGATATATGCTAGAATGTTGGAAAATTTAAAGCCCAGAACTTTCAAAGAATGGGAAGAATGAATACCTAGCAGAGGAAGCAGGATTTCTGCCAATAGGCTAACGCCAAAGTAATTCCAGGTTAAAAGAGTCGGCTTTGAAACTTAAGAAAGGTATATACAAGTTATACGCAGCCCTAGTGAGAGGGAGAACAACTTGAAAGATATGAAAGTTAATGAAGCTGTAATAATCTCCTTTCTTAAAACTATAATTGGAATCTCTGGAAGTATGTCATGTATAtacaatgaataaataaatcagGCTACTCTAAATAATCAATATCACctcccaccaccaccaccaccaccatcagaTTTTTTGTGATTGCAACCACTTATGAAAAATGAATCGTACAAAGAATGAAAGTCGTAAGCAGAACCTTGCCTCTCGCCCTCCGGCAAAAGGCAAGAGTGCAAATTCCCTCAAACTAATATGTTAGTTCAGCTTCCTACGCTGGGACGGGAACGTCAAAGATAGCGTCCCAATTGGATCAGCATGACACTAATATCATCAGAAGAGCCTCGTGAAATAGCAAGGTCTACAAGCTTTTTACAGGCAATCAATGGTTCTGGTTTATGGATGCCCATGCACAAAGGACGAGCAATATCTACTGCTTCTTGATTACCAACCTGAAACCAACAGAATAATGAATCTGATCAGTAATTGTGTATTTGTTTATTTCAAAGCATTCAAGTGAGCACTTAATCCATAAAAGGAAAAGGACAATTAAAGCTAAAGAAACCATACCTTATCCCATAAACCGTCTGATGCTAAGATCAAGAACTCGTACTCGGGTGTGATTCTAAGAACTTTTGTATCTGGCTCTGCTGTTACCCATTGCTTAAGGTGTCCATCTCCAATACCCCTAGACACAGCCAGAGATCCCTGAATTCTCCATGTACCATGACATAAATCAACATAGCCACCCTACAAAATAAAATTCAGAACAGCCCATTAGTCAAGTAGTCAGATTGATCGGAAATGAGAAGTTGATATCTGCAATTCACACAATATTGAGGCCAAACAAAATTCCAATTCAATAACACGCACCAAGGTCTCGATTCTGTCCCTTTCGTCTTCCCTTGAAGGACGATGATCAGAGGTCAAAGCCTCAGAAGCACCACGTCTGCTCATAACAGCACGACAGTCACCAGCATGAGATACAACTAGGTTCCCTTTCCTGATAAAAGCTGTCACACAGCATGAGCCACCACGTATATCCTCTTTCAAGAAATCAGAGTCTGTGTTCAGGTATCCTTGCTTGACTGCCTCCTCAATTGCATTTTCATCACTTCTCGTCACTTCATCTATTATGTTCTTATCCAAGTTTTCTGCCGCAAACTCGGCAGCTTTTGCACCTCCATGCCcat includes:
- the LOC122292831 gene encoding probable protein phosphatase 2C 25, producing the protein MSCSVAVSNSPVFSPSSSLFYNKNSILSPSHEAINLTLTHLKPSSSTSSSSLSSPSSPSSPFRLRLPKPPSGFSSSSVSVSGTSSSSSTSPNTVLKRKRPTRLDIPVAPLSFSVPATPSAAAREVVEEEGDGYSVYCKRGRREAMEDRYSAVLNVQGDSKQAFFGVFDGHGGAKAAEFAAENLDKNIIDEVTRSDENAIEEAVKQGYLNTDSDFLKEDIRGGSCCVTAFIRKGNLVVSHAGDCRAVMSRRGASEALTSDHRPSREDERDRIETLGGYVDLCHGTWRIQGSLAVSRGIGDGHLKQWVTAEPDTKVLRITPEYEFLILASDGLWDKVGNQEAVDIARPLCMGIHKPEPLIACKKLVDLAISRGSSDDISVMLIQLGRYL